A window of uncultured Litoreibacter sp. contains these coding sequences:
- a CDS encoding tRNA-binding protein, translating into MSDITFDDFMKVDIRVGQVVRAEPFPEARKPAIKLWVDFGPELGEKKSSAQITKHYSPEGLPGKRVLAVVNFPPRQIGPVMSEVLVLGVPDEDGEVVLLVPDKGVPIGGRMY; encoded by the coding sequence ATGTCAGACATAACCTTTGACGACTTCATGAAAGTCGACATCCGCGTCGGCCAAGTCGTGAGGGCGGAGCCGTTTCCTGAGGCACGCAAACCCGCGATCAAGCTTTGGGTCGATTTTGGCCCGGAGTTGGGCGAGAAAAAGAGCTCGGCGCAGATCACAAAACATTATTCGCCTGAGGGCTTGCCCGGCAAACGCGTACTGGCGGTCGTGAACTTTCCGCCGCGCCAAATCGGACCGGTGATGTCAGAGGTTTTGGTGTTGGGCGTGCCAGATGAGGACGGCGAGGTGGTGCTGCTGGTGCCGGACAAAGGCGTTCCGATTGGTGGAAGAATGTATTGA
- a CDS encoding YbjN domain-containing protein, translated as MSQLEHYLETEDLHPIDLVETLAEHHEWDFDRIAEDQIAMAIEGQWRTYSITLAWSNYDETLRMVSTFEMEPPEERLPALYDVLNRANDTCWTGAFSYWRAQKLMVYRYGLLLSGGAGAGADQIDRMLSAAVLASERFYPAFQLVCWGDRTPAEAMQVAIAEAYGRA; from the coding sequence ATGTCGCAGCTGGAACATTACCTTGAAACCGAGGATCTTCACCCGATTGATTTGGTGGAAACCCTTGCTGAACATCACGAATGGGACTTCGACCGCATCGCGGAAGATCAGATAGCCATGGCGATCGAGGGGCAGTGGCGGACCTATTCCATCACGCTGGCTTGGTCCAACTACGACGAAACGCTCAGAATGGTGTCCACCTTCGAGATGGAGCCACCGGAAGAGCGTTTGCCGGCGCTTTATGATGTTCTCAACCGGGCCAATGACACCTGTTGGACAGGCGCATTCAGCTACTGGCGCGCGCAAAAATTGATGGTCTACCGCTACGGGCTGCTGCTGTCGGGCGGTGCAGGCGCGGGTGCGGATCAAATTGATCGTATGCTCAGCGCAGCGGTGCTGGCATCCGAGCGTTTCTACCCCGCTTTTCAACTTGTGTGCTGGGGCGACCGAACACCTGCCGAAGCCATGCAGGTTGCCATTGCGGAGGCCTACGGGCGCGCCTAA
- the proC gene encoding pyrroline-5-carboxylate reductase: MDLTDINARGLVLLGCGKMGSALLQGWLAQGVSPDAVHVIDPHPSDWLNAQGVQVNSDLPSSPAIALIAVKPQMMGDALGALQRLAGETVFLSIAAGTPISAFEDVFGKESRVIRSMPNTPAAIGRGITAIIGNANATPADLDLAEALLAAVGQVVRLENEDQIDAVTGVSGSGPAYVFHLIETLAAAGEAQGLSPELAMQLAKATVGGAGHLAEQAEESPSQLRINVTSPNGTTQAALEVLMDEERGFPDLLKRAVKAATDRSRELRE; this comes from the coding sequence ATGGATTTGACGGACATAAACGCGCGCGGGCTGGTCTTACTGGGATGCGGCAAAATGGGCTCGGCCTTGCTTCAAGGATGGCTGGCGCAAGGCGTGTCACCAGATGCCGTTCATGTCATTGATCCGCACCCATCCGATTGGTTGAACGCGCAAGGGGTTCAGGTGAACTCGGACCTGCCGTCGTCTCCGGCCATTGCATTGATTGCAGTTAAGCCACAAATGATGGGCGACGCATTGGGAGCTTTGCAACGCCTCGCGGGAGAGACGGTTTTTCTGTCCATCGCCGCAGGCACCCCGATTTCCGCGTTTGAAGACGTTTTTGGCAAGGAGAGCCGGGTCATTCGGTCGATGCCTAACACGCCAGCTGCTATTGGTCGCGGGATCACAGCCATCATTGGTAACGCAAACGCGACCCCCGCTGATCTGGATTTGGCGGAAGCGCTGCTTGCGGCGGTTGGGCAGGTCGTCAGGCTGGAAAACGAAGATCAGATTGACGCGGTCACTGGCGTGTCGGGGTCAGGCCCGGCCTATGTGTTTCATCTGATCGAGACGTTGGCAGCCGCCGGTGAAGCGCAAGGCCTTTCCCCGGAGCTGGCAATGCAGCTTGCAAAGGCCACGGTTGGCGGCGCCGGACATCTTGCAGAGCAGGCAGAGGAAAGCCCATCGCAACTGCGCATTAACGTGACCAGCCCGAACGGGACAACACAAGCCGCGCTTGAGGTCTTGATGGACGAAGAGCGCGGGTTCCCGGATCTTTTGAAACGGGCGGTGAAGGCCGCGACGGACCGCAGCCGGGAATTGAGAGAGTAG